The genomic region AACGCGTCGTAGCCCGCTCCGCCGAGCGAGGCCCCTGCATCCCAGAGCGCCCCGCCAAGCGCCGGCCGTGGCCTTGCCGGCACTCGGCGACGACGGCAGGTTCCACATGGTCAGAGAGGGTGTGATGCTCTGCGCCGCCGCCCGAACTCCTCGTGGCTGGGAGCACACCGCCTGGCGCTCATGGGCGGAGGGCCCTGCCGTTCCGCACGACGGGAGGGTCGACGACGGTGTGGCGCAGGCCGACGGCCGGGGGACACCAAAGCCTCGGTGGCTCGTCCGCCCCCACGGCCACGACCTCCATCCGGCGCCTGCGCACTGTGCTGGTCGAAGCCCTCGGACCGAGTGCCACCTCTGCGGCCGGTACGTGCTCAGGCGAGGTCGAAGTGCGATCAGGCCGCGCCCAGCTTCTCCAGGGTTGTCACGGAGCGGCAGAGACCACGGGGGCGGCGGGTGGTGGGGGCTGTCGGGAGATGTCAGCGGTCATCCAGGCGCCCGAGCCTCCCAGGCGTGCGGCGAAGCGGCGTAGACCGCCGTCGGCGTCGATCCAGTAGCGGGTACGCCCCGGAGTCCCGGGTGCGGATGGTGCTGCGGTGGCGGGCACATCGCCGGTGCCGGCGCCGGTGCCGGCACCGGCATCGGTGTCAGTGCCGGGGCCGGAGAAGACCGTGACCGGCACCCCGGAGATCCTCTCGTGGCCGACCACGCGTGCGCTGCTGCGGACGAGCAGCTGGGCGTTCTCGGGCCGGTCGGACCCGAGCGAGAGCAGCAGGATCAGGGTGCTGTCCACGGTGGCCGAGCGGGGTTGCAGGAGGCGCTCGCTCCAGCCGTCGGCAGGCGGCTTGTCGGGGCGCGGGCCGGTCCAGTTGAACCGGGCCGAGACCGTGGTGCGGTTCCAGCGGAGCAGGTGGCGCCAGTGCGTGGCGGCTCCAGGGGTCTCGTCGCGCAGCTCCGCGTAGCCGGTGTGCGCGCGCCAGTCGAGTCGCCCGTCGAGCCGGACGGTCCGGCCCGGCACCGGGATGGTGGCACTCACGGTTCCGGCGGCGCTTCGGTAGTTGGTGAACCGGGCCAGCGCGAGGAGCTCGGCCTGCTGTTCCGTCAGCAACGCCCGTTCCTCGGCAGGCTGGTCGGCGGCGGGCCCGGTGCACCCCGCCGAGGCGAGCAGCACGGCCAGCAGGAGGGCGGCCCGGACGGGCCTGCGGGGGGCGCGCGGCGTCATCGGGCAGCCGTCGTCGGCCGGCTGCGGTCGGCGAACAGGTCTGTGCCGGGCAACGGTACCCGGTCGGGATCGACGGGCCCCGGCAGTCCGTCGACGGGGGAGGCGTGCGCGGTCGCGGCGTCCGGGAGCTGGGGCTGGTCCGGCGGCGGGGCAACGTCCAGGAAGGGGATGCCGGGAGGTGCCGGATCGGTGCGCGGGGACTGGCCGGCCGCTTCGGGCTGGCCGTCCGGGCAGGCGGCGACCGCTTCCAGGTCGGCGGGAAGGGTACTGCTCAAGGTGTTGCCGTCCAGGCAGTTCCCGCGCCCGGGCGCTCGGACGGAGGCGCGGTAGGCGACGTCCACGCCGTTGCCTGTGAGCGTGTTCTCGCGGAGGCGGTTCTCCCGCGGGGCGAGGTCCTCGTTGGAGGCGAGTTCGATGCCTGCCCGGGGGTTGCCGGTGATCCGGTTGCGGAGGAGCTGGTTGCGCTGCCCGCCGGCGATGCCGATGCCGATGCCGAAGGCGCCGTCGGCCTGTTCGGGGGTGGCCGGGTCCGCGTTGTCGGCGATCAGGTTTCCGGCGATGGTGCCGCCCTGCTGGGGGACGTACGCCTCCAGGTAGTCGGAGTTGACCGTCAGCCCCACCCGGTTCCCGGAGAAGCGGTTGCGCAACACCCAGATCGGCCCGCTGGCGTTGGTCCCCTCGTAGCCGATGGCGTTGTGCTCGGAGACGTTGTCGCGGACGAGGATGTGGCACGGCTTGCACTGGCCGACGTAGAGCCCGGAGTCGGCACTGCCCGAGGCGTGGTTGTGCTCCAGGACGCCGTGCTGGGCGTTGAACGCGTAGATGCCGTAGAGGCCGTTCGCGTGAGCGGTGACGTAGCGCACCCGAAAGCCCTTCAGCGGGGGGAACTCGGCCGGATCGAGGTGCCGGTATCCGTCGCTGCCCCGGGCGAGGCCGCCGCTGCCGTCGCTCATACCGGTGACGAGCACGCCGTTGAGCAGGTGGTTGCGGACGGTCAGGTTCTCGACCGAGACGCCGGGAGCGGTGACCGTCACGCCGTTGGCGCGTCGGCCCTGGCCGTCGATGACCACTGCGCCCCGGTCGGTGCCGCGCAGGATCACTCGTTCGGTGCGGATCCGGACGCTCTCGTGGTAGACGCCGGGCGAGACCAGGACGAGGTCCCCCGGCCGGGACCGGTCGAGCGCGGCGTTGATGGTGGCTGCCTGGGACGGCACCCGGATGGTCGTGGGAGCGGTGTTCTTGGCCGATGTCGGGTCCGTTGGCAGAGCCTGGCATCCCGCGCACAGCAGCGCGGTGGCCAGCATGGCGGTGGCCGGGGCGAGGCGGCGACGGCCGGCGGAGCGGCGGCGCAAGCGTGGCATCACGAGGGTCTCTTCCGGTTGTTTGCGGAGTCGATGATCACCTTAGAGTGCTCACGTGGACACTGATCGTGACGATGTGATGGATTCGGAACCGTCGCCGTTGGTCCGACGCCGGCTCCTGGGGGGCCTTGCGGTAGCGGTACCGGCCGTGGCGGCGGGGTGGGCGGTCGCGGGCCGGGACCGGCGCCTGGCCACCCGGGCTCCGGAGACGATCGCGGGCGCAACCGGGGCGGCGGCAGCTGCGGCCGTACCGCCCGAGGGGCCGCGGCAGGCGGGAGTCGACCGCCCGGCGCAGCCCCAGCAGAACGCGGCCCTGGCGGTCTTCGACCTTCCGCCCCCGGGCGGTGCGGCAGCCTGGACCTCCGGCGAACGGCCCTTTCTCGCACGGCTGCTGTCCGATCTCGGCCGCCGGATCACCGCGCTCTGCTCCGGCACGGGACCGGAACTGGGCGGGCTCGCACCGGGGGACCTGAGCGTCACCGTCGGAGTCGGACCGCGCCTGGTCGCGTCGGTGGACGGCCGGCTGCCCGGGGCGGCGGGGCTCCCGGAGGATCTCGAGCGGGCCGTGCCGGACCACGCACGTCAGGGGGACCTGATGGTGCAGCTCTGCGCTGCGGATCCGCAGGTGGTGGCGCACGCCGAGCGGGTGCTGACCGGCTGGCTCGGCGAGCGGTCGGCGCGAGCGCGCTGGTCCCAGGGCGGCTTCCGTCCGCCCGCCCGCGAACCCGGCCCCGTTCGCAACCTGCTGGGCTTCCTGGACGGTGTATCCGTCCCGCGGACGGAGCTGGAGCTGGCCCGGGAAGTCTGGCTGGCCGGGCCGGAGCGGGTCCGCGGGGCCACCATCGCCGTGGTCCGAAGGCTGCGCCTGGACGTGGCGGGCTTCCTCGCCCAAGACGTCACCGGGCAGGAACGGGTCATCGGCCGGCGGAGGTCCGACGCGGCGCCGTTGAGCGGCGGCGGGCCGGCAGCGGCCGTCGACCTGGGAGCCAAAACGGCGGACGGCAGATACCTCGTTCCGCTGATGTCGCATGTCCGGCGGGCCCATCCGGCCGCGACCGGGAGCGGGCTGATGCTGCGCCGCGGCTACAGCTTCTCCAACGGAACCGGGGACCAAGGCCTGCTGTTCATCGCCTTCCAGCGGGATCTGCGGACGTACGTGGAGACCCAGCGGCGGCTTGACGACGGCGACGAGCTGTCCGCCTTCGCCACGGCCACGGCCTCCGGCACCTTTCTGGTGCTGCCCGGGTTCTCGGCGGGGCGCCCGCTGGGCTCTTCGGTGTTCGCCTGACGGCCGCGCTCCGGAAAGCTGCCGGGAGGGACCCGTCGTCGGGCCCCTCCCGGTCTGCCGGTGCGGTGTCGGTGTGCGGTATGCGCTCACCGGGTCATGGGGTCACGGGGTCAGCTGGCGACCCACAGACCCGCGTCGATGTCGTGGTTGATGGTTCCGGGCGGGCCGGTGGTGACGGCTGCCGTCGCGGTGTCCGCCTCGGGGTCGCCGCCGTTCGGTTCCGCGTCGGAGTTGGTGGCCTGGTTGGGGCGGCCGTGCGGGGTCCACTGCAGATCGGCCGGACCGTAGTCGTTGGTCGGGTCTGCCGTCGACTTGTCGAACTCCAGCGTGTACGCGGTGTTGGGGCGCAGTCCGTCGCGGTGGTCGAAGTAGTACTCGCCCTTGGCGTCGGTCTTCTTGCGCGCGATCTCCTGAC from Streptomyces sp. NBC_00190 harbors:
- a CDS encoding right-handed parallel beta-helix repeat-containing protein, whose amino-acid sequence is MPRLRRRSAGRRRLAPATAMLATALLCAGCQALPTDPTSAKNTAPTTIRVPSQAATINAALDRSRPGDLVLVSPGVYHESVRIRTERVILRGTDRGAVVIDGQGRRANGVTVTAPGVSVENLTVRNHLLNGVLVTGMSDGSGGLARGSDGYRHLDPAEFPPLKGFRVRYVTAHANGLYGIYAFNAQHGVLEHNHASGSADSGLYVGQCKPCHILVRDNVSEHNAIGYEGTNASGPIWVLRNRFSGNRVGLTVNSDYLEAYVPQQGGTIAGNLIADNADPATPEQADGAFGIGIGIAGGQRNQLLRNRITGNPRAGIELASNEDLAPRENRLRENTLTGNGVDVAYRASVRAPGRGNCLDGNTLSSTLPADLEAVAACPDGQPEAAGQSPRTDPAPPGIPFLDVAPPPDQPQLPDAATAHASPVDGLPGPVDPDRVPLPGTDLFADRSRPTTAAR
- a CDS encoding Dyp-type peroxidase, whose amino-acid sequence is MDTDRDDVMDSEPSPLVRRRLLGGLAVAVPAVAAGWAVAGRDRRLATRAPETIAGATGAAAAAAVPPEGPRQAGVDRPAQPQQNAALAVFDLPPPGGAAAWTSGERPFLARLLSDLGRRITALCSGTGPELGGLAPGDLSVTVGVGPRLVASVDGRLPGAAGLPEDLERAVPDHARQGDLMVQLCAADPQVVAHAERVLTGWLGERSARARWSQGGFRPPAREPGPVRNLLGFLDGVSVPRTELELAREVWLAGPERVRGATIAVVRRLRLDVAGFLAQDVTGQERVIGRRRSDAAPLSGGGPAAAVDLGAKTADGRYLVPLMSHVRRAHPAATGSGLMLRRGYSFSNGTGDQGLLFIAFQRDLRTYVETQRRLDDGDELSAFATATASGTFLVLPGFSAGRPLGSSVFA